In a single window of the Natronosalvus caseinilyticus genome:
- a CDS encoding gluconate 2-dehydrogenase subunit 3 family protein, translated as MDLTRRDAVAALAALGVGGGAAATFRYGRSREGATDANAVDEERIRATLVAAADVLYPSAIDGVEPFVETFLEGRLADPDHAVAMDETVAKLEELSESWHDARFVALSVADRDRFLRELGADAASEAPEGTTAERVRYYVVNELLLALYASPTGGELVGLENPQGHAGGIDTYQRGPDS; from the coding sequence ATGGACCTGACGCGACGGGACGCCGTGGCCGCCCTCGCGGCGCTAGGCGTCGGTGGGGGAGCCGCCGCGACCTTCCGGTACGGCCGCTCGAGGGAAGGGGCGACGGACGCGAACGCTGTCGACGAGGAGCGCATCCGAGCGACGCTGGTCGCTGCCGCCGACGTTCTCTACCCCTCAGCAATCGACGGCGTCGAACCGTTCGTCGAGACCTTCCTGGAGGGACGACTGGCCGACCCCGACCACGCGGTAGCGATGGACGAGACCGTCGCGAAACTCGAGGAGTTGTCCGAGTCGTGGCACGACGCTCGATTCGTCGCGCTGTCGGTCGCGGACCGTGACCGATTCCTCCGCGAACTCGGGGCGGACGCCGCCTCAGAAGCGCCGGAGGGCACGACCGCCGAGCGAGTTCGGTACTACGTCGTCAACGAGCTTCTGCTCGCGCTGTACGCGTCGCCGACCGGCGGCGAACTGGTCGGCCTCGAGAATCCTCAGGGGCACGCGGGCGGAATCGACACCTATCAGCGGGGGCCAGACTCGTGA